The Bradyrhizobium sp. LLZ17 genomic sequence CTTGCCTTCACGCTGACCTTGCAGCAGGTGCCGCACGCGGTGGGCGAAATCATGCTCGGATTGTCCAAGACCAGCGGGGTCTGGCTGTTCATGCTGCTGGCGATCGCCGTGCTGATCGTGATGGGCTCGGTGCTGGAAGGCGCCGCCGCCCTCATCATCTTCGGGCCGCTGCTGCTGCCGGTCGCGGTAGAGCTCGGCATCGATCCGCTGCATTTCGGCGTCGTGCTCGTCGTCGCGATGGGCATTGGCCTGTTCGCGCCGCCGCTCGGGCTCGGGCTGTACGGCGCCTGCCTGATCGGCAATGTGCCGATCGAGCAAACGGTGAAGCCGATCATGGGATATCTGGGCCTGCTGCTGCTCTGCCTGCTGGTGATCGCGTTCGTGCCGTCGCTCTCCACCGCACTGCCGCGCGCATTCGGCTATTGAAGGAGTTCTCCGTGAAGGTTCTGCTCGCCCACACGCCCGAGATGCGGCGCAACTACTACGGCGATCGCAGCCTCAACGGCTTGCGCTCGATCGCCGAGGTGATCCTGCACGAGGGCGATCAGCCGCTCGACGCTGCCGGCCTCGTGAACGCGGCGAAAGAGGCTGACATCATCGTGGCCGACCGCATGACCGAGGGCCGCGGCGAGATCTTTCCACAACTGCCACACCTGCGCGCTTTCGTCCGCTGTGCCGTCGACATCCGCAACGTCGACGTCGAGGCCGCCTCGCAAGCCGGCGTGCTCGTGACCCGCGCCGGCCCCGGCTTCGTGCAGGCCGTGGTCGAGCTTGCGCTCGGCTTCATGGTTGATCTGTCCCGCGGCGTGTCGCGGGCAACGGCCGACTACCACGCCGGCCGCAAGCCGGAGGCGCGGATGGGCCGCCAGCTCGGCGGCAGCAAGATCGGTATCATCGGCTATGGCAGCATCGGGCGCTATCTTGCCGAGGTGGCGAAGGTGCTGCGCATGGACGTGCTGGTGTCCGACCCGTTTGCGACTGTCAACGACAGCGCGATCAGACAGGTTACGCTCGATGAGCTCCTGACCGCATCGGACTACGTCGTCTGCCTCGCGATCGCCAACGAGCAGACCGAGAAGCTGATCGGGGAGGCGGCGCTGGCGCGCATGCAAAAGCGTGCCGTCTTCATCAATCTCTCGCGTGGCAATCTCGTCGACGAGGCAGCACTGGCCCGGGCGCTATTGGAGAA encodes the following:
- a CDS encoding hydroxyacid dehydrogenase, yielding MKVLLAHTPEMRRNYYGDRSLNGLRSIAEVILHEGDQPLDAAGLVNAAKEADIIVADRMTEGRGEIFPQLPHLRAFVRCAVDIRNVDVEAASQAGVLVTRAGPGFVQAVVELALGFMVDLSRGVSRATADYHAGRKPEARMGRQLGGSKIGIIGYGSIGRYLAEVAKVLRMDVLVSDPFATVNDSAIRQVTLDELLTASDYVVCLAIANEQTEKLIGEAALARMQKRAVFINLSRGNLVDEAALARALLENRIAGAAMDVGRAPDQMPTPELAKLPNVIATPHVGGLTPQAIEYQSLETVRQVEAIIKGEAPQGAVNAERWTRRG